From one Streptomyces sp. N50 genomic stretch:
- a CDS encoding sigma-70 family RNA polymerase sigma factor, which translates to MSAEQALGQRDFETFFTCAYGRVLAQVIMLCGSREDAEDVTQEAFLEAFRAWDRIAEYDLPEAWVYRVAVQRLWKAQRRRRTGQDRLPDVPVPVRASPEQSAEAREVLRLLAALPPRQRVTMVLFCLHGWSQQEIAKTLRMTRGGVAANVSKARRTLKEALDMAADDTSRYDPFMAGPQPTGPGRADASRIGLGRDPLVKALRTTEAWLRAAVEGDAEGLDRARAALARRRGESR; encoded by the coding sequence GTGAGCGCGGAACAGGCCCTGGGGCAACGGGACTTCGAGACCTTCTTCACCTGCGCGTACGGACGTGTCCTGGCGCAGGTGATCATGCTCTGCGGCAGCCGCGAGGACGCCGAGGACGTCACCCAGGAGGCGTTCCTGGAGGCCTTCCGGGCCTGGGACCGCATCGCGGAGTACGACCTGCCCGAGGCGTGGGTGTACCGGGTCGCCGTCCAGCGGCTGTGGAAGGCACAGCGCAGGCGCAGAACGGGCCAGGACCGGCTGCCGGACGTGCCGGTGCCGGTCCGGGCGAGCCCCGAACAGAGCGCGGAGGCGCGCGAGGTGCTGCGGCTGCTGGCCGCACTGCCGCCGCGGCAGCGGGTCACGATGGTGCTGTTCTGTCTGCACGGCTGGTCCCAGCAGGAGATCGCCAAGACGCTGCGGATGACGCGCGGCGGCGTCGCCGCGAACGTCTCCAAGGCACGCCGGACGCTCAAGGAGGCGCTGGACATGGCCGCGGACGACACGAGCAGGTACGACCCGTTCATGGCCGGCCCGCAGCCGACCGGTCCCGGCCGCGCGGACGCGAGCCGCATCGGCCTCGGCCGTGACCCCCTCGTCAAGGCCCTGCGCACCACGGAGGCATGGCTCCGAGCGGCCGTCGAGGGAGACGCGGAAGGGCTCGACCGGGCGCGGGCGGCGCTGGCCCGCAGACGGGGAGAGAGCCGGTGA
- a CDS encoding M48 family metalloprotease: MTAVLGWLRGLFAVGMLAGFYVVAFALLAADAALVGLTLWGMVEMPSQTGNWSLALGGSIPAASALLYGIATVSRTEAPPPDAVLLRRADAPGLWRLVEELAGQLRTRPPSRIYLTAQANASVSEDARLLGLSVGERTMSLGVPLLRWLKPMELRAVLCHELGHYAGRHTRFGAITYRGAASLRSTLFRLRMTARSDQGRVGYAWLYQAAIGAYAWVYLRLSLAVRRRQELEADAEAASVVGPEVTAQALRAVHALGITWAGFESRYLRPVQRLGFVPEDVFEAFAAMVDDPPVRTRMAELRAHPVESGRSPLDSHPPLVRRLALIEARPAGPPRIVAEEGPLIADTSPVTRVQRKMLGEAGHAVTALPWTEWADLAAEAFAIELASLLLDAASDTRTTARPTLATVLGLLERGEHTELVRRLTDAPEPEEQLTEALYALTGQALAGAGRARWVLSWTQGYLLDCPRDPRGRLDDLVAAAARDRTAVPALRGEFARLGLDIEAPVVLALRTVAAPAGRTTARRSTRSAPDLITQELARQRTVAKVTMGALVVAMVVWGIALLGSDSSQPYPQTYRPGLELPATASPYAPWSRSTHLQPEPSYAASLPAPIITRPLIPLPAPDLLLGIHHVVSGDTLSGIACAYDTTVKDLQELNDMGKSTGLAVGQTLLIPAQEKSSGNGAAGCR, translated from the coding sequence GTGACCGCGGTCCTGGGATGGTTACGCGGGCTGTTCGCCGTGGGGATGCTCGCCGGGTTCTACGTCGTCGCGTTCGCTCTCCTCGCGGCCGACGCGGCCCTCGTCGGCCTCACGCTGTGGGGAATGGTCGAGATGCCCTCACAGACCGGCAACTGGTCGCTCGCCCTGGGCGGCAGTATCCCGGCGGCCTCCGCCCTGCTGTACGGGATAGCCACGGTGAGCCGCACGGAGGCGCCCCCGCCCGACGCGGTGCTCCTGCGCCGCGCCGACGCCCCCGGCCTGTGGCGGCTGGTCGAGGAGCTGGCCGGGCAGTTGCGCACCCGGCCGCCCAGCCGCATCTACCTGACAGCGCAGGCCAACGCGTCGGTGTCGGAGGACGCCCGGCTGCTCGGCCTCTCGGTCGGGGAGCGGACCATGAGTCTGGGCGTGCCGCTGCTCCGCTGGCTGAAGCCCATGGAGCTGCGGGCCGTGCTCTGCCATGAACTCGGCCACTACGCGGGCCGGCACACCCGGTTCGGCGCGATCACCTACCGGGGGGCCGCGTCGCTGCGTTCCACCCTGTTCCGGCTGCGCATGACCGCACGGTCCGACCAGGGCCGGGTCGGGTACGCCTGGCTGTACCAGGCGGCGATCGGCGCCTACGCGTGGGTGTATCTGCGTCTGTCGCTGGCGGTGCGCCGACGCCAGGAACTGGAGGCGGACGCGGAGGCGGCCTCGGTCGTCGGCCCGGAGGTGACCGCCCAGGCGCTGCGCGCCGTCCACGCCCTCGGCATCACCTGGGCCGGGTTCGAGAGCCGGTATCTGCGGCCCGTGCAGCGGCTCGGGTTCGTGCCCGAGGACGTGTTCGAGGCGTTCGCCGCCATGGTGGACGACCCGCCGGTGCGGACGCGGATGGCCGAACTGCGCGCGCACCCGGTCGAGTCGGGCCGTTCCCCGCTGGACTCCCATCCACCGCTGGTCCGACGGCTGGCCCTGATCGAGGCGCGCCCCGCCGGGCCGCCCAGGATCGTCGCCGAGGAGGGCCCGCTGATCGCGGACACGTCACCGGTGACCCGCGTACAGCGCAAGATGCTCGGAGAAGCCGGGCACGCGGTGACGGCACTGCCCTGGACGGAGTGGGCCGACCTGGCCGCCGAGGCGTTCGCCATCGAGCTCGCGAGCCTCCTCCTCGACGCGGCGAGCGACACCCGGACGACCGCGCGCCCCACGCTCGCCACCGTCCTCGGCCTGCTGGAACGCGGAGAGCACACAGAGCTGGTACGCCGCCTCACCGACGCGCCCGAGCCCGAGGAACAGCTCACCGAGGCCCTGTACGCGCTGACCGGGCAGGCCCTGGCCGGCGCGGGCCGCGCACGCTGGGTGCTCAGCTGGACCCAGGGCTACCTGCTGGACTGCCCCCGGGATCCGCGCGGGCGCCTGGACGATCTCGTCGCGGCCGCCGCACGCGACCGTACGGCGGTGCCGGCCCTGCGCGGCGAATTCGCGCGCCTCGGCCTGGACATCGAGGCACCGGTCGTCCTGGCCCTGCGTACCGTGGCCGCACCGGCCGGACGGACAACGGCCCGGCGGAGCACCAGGAGCGCGCCGGACCTGATCACCCAGGAACTCGCGCGGCAACGCACGGTCGCCAAGGTGACCATGGGCGCCTTGGTCGTCGCGATGGTGGTGTGGGGGATCGCCCTGCTCGGCTCCGACTCCTCCCAGCCCTACCCGCAGACCTACCGACCGGGGCTGGAGCTGCCGGCGACGGCCTCGCCGTACGCGCCGTGGTCCCGCTCCACCCATCTCCAGCCGGAGCCGAGCTACGCCGCGTCGCTGCCCGCACCGATCATCACCCGGCCGCTGATCCCGCTCCCGGCGCCCGATCTCCTGCTCGGCATCCATCACGTCGTATCCGGTGACACGCTCTCCGGCATCGCCTGCGCGTACGACACCACCGTCAAGGACCTGCAGGAACTCAACGACATGGGAAAGAGCACCGGCCTCGCGGTGGGACAGACACTGCTGATCCCGGCGCAAGAGAAGAGCTCCGGGAACGGGGCCGCGGGCTGCCGGTGA
- a CDS encoding J domain-containing protein: MTAADEPDFYLVLGVPADAARAEIVRAFRRRALTHHPDRGGDAEVFQDVRRAYETLSDPVRRAAYDRRRAAVPRSAPGTSAEPPPPAADPFEWASGAGPRTGGPSGPVRDQGMHAGFFPAHDPGSSWRRADRFAWWSPVEEPPPKRRRRRR; this comes from the coding sequence GTGACCGCGGCGGACGAACCGGACTTCTATCTGGTGCTCGGCGTCCCGGCCGATGCCGCCAGGGCCGAGATCGTGCGCGCGTTCCGTCGCAGGGCGCTGACCCACCATCCCGACCGTGGCGGCGACGCGGAAGTCTTCCAGGACGTGCGCCGGGCCTACGAGACGCTGTCCGACCCGGTGCGGCGTGCGGCGTACGACCGCCGCCGCGCGGCTGTGCCACGGAGCGCGCCCGGCACCTCCGCCGAACCGCCGCCGCCTGCGGCCGACCCCTTCGAGTGGGCCTCCGGTGCCGGCCCTCGCACGGGTGGCCCCTCGGGCCCCGTCCGTGACCAGGGGATGCACGCCGGTTTCTTCCCGGCGCACGATCCGGGCTCTTCGTGGCGGCGGGCCGACCGGTTCGCCTGGTGGAGCCCCGTCGAGGAGCCGCCGCCGAAACGACGCCGACGCCGTCGCTGA
- a CDS encoding acyl dehydratase, with amino-acid sequence MTGRQKRQVVVGQAVLPVELTPDAISLLRFGAVTRNAHLIHYDSEFARSEGLAGAVVMAQLHGCLFHRAAVEFAGAGGEVREVGWQNRAPAYVGDRLVVTGTVRSVDAVSGAVTLDLVERCGAGDVVCCRGRAVVVPG; translated from the coding sequence ATGACAGGCCGTCAGAAACGCCAAGTCGTCGTGGGGCAGGCCGTGTTGCCCGTCGAGCTGACACCCGACGCGATCAGTCTGCTGCGGTTCGGGGCGGTCACCCGTAATGCCCATCTCATCCACTACGACAGCGAGTTCGCGCGGTCGGAGGGGCTGGCGGGGGCGGTCGTGATGGCTCAGCTGCACGGGTGTCTGTTCCACCGTGCCGCCGTGGAGTTCGCGGGTGCGGGTGGAGAGGTGCGGGAGGTGGGGTGGCAAAACCGGGCACCGGCGTATGTCGGGGATCGGCTGGTGGTGACGGGCACAGTGCGGTCCGTGGACGCGGTCAGCGGTGCGGTCACTCTGGATCTGGTCGAACGCTGCGGTGCCGGTGACGTGGTGTGTTGCCGGGGGCGTGCCGTGGTGGTCCCCGGGTGA
- a CDS encoding MaoC family dehydratase N-terminal domain-containing protein: protein MIRSAALELVEERARASLGRWERRSLGVVRAEDAAEFARAAGESTPQFVDPARADFAVHPMYVVSLLRGAPGADVAEFRPDGMYRDEVPGTDGLDVRLMAGGQDVRWVDAVRAGDLIELRRALTAVERKGVGEGFLLLTVEKVYGAVRGTLIEVTERFIVR from the coding sequence ATGATCAGGAGCGCCGCGTTGGAGCTGGTCGAGGAGCGGGCCCGGGCGTCGTTGGGGAGGTGGGAGCGGCGGTCGTTGGGTGTCGTACGGGCCGAGGACGCGGCGGAGTTCGCGCGGGCGGCCGGAGAGAGCACCCCGCAGTTCGTCGATCCCGCTCGCGCCGACTTCGCCGTCCACCCCATGTACGTGGTGAGCCTGCTGCGCGGGGCACCCGGCGCCGACGTGGCGGAGTTCCGGCCGGACGGCATGTACCGCGACGAGGTCCCCGGGACGGACGGTCTCGACGTCCGGCTGATGGCGGGCGGGCAGGACGTGCGCTGGGTCGACGCGGTGCGGGCGGGTGACCTGATCGAGCTGCGGCGCGCGCTGACTGCCGTGGAACGCAAGGGAGTTGGCGAGGGCTTCCTTCTCCTCACGGTGGAGAAGGTCTACGGCGCGGTACGGGGCACGTTGATCGAAGTCACAGAAAGGTTCATCGTCCGATGA
- a CDS encoding alpha/beta hydrolase, producing the protein MDLMDIQAPPEGTYAEADGVKYHYVELGEGSPAVSPTVFLHGGGPGCTGWSDFGQVARLFAADRRCLLVDILQYGKSAKPVIEGPMWDYHAAKTVALLDGLGIDRADFVCNSWGGTIALNLAAKYPERVRSLVITGSMPVFYGPLAPLPEGGRRGRNARDVYYGGTGPSWQKMRELIARLEWFDPAAIPDGTVTLRYEQSLDPEETALAGASDNPRGDWQDLTAELGLIAAPTLFLWGMQDAFLTPDYPLMLARMIPKGNLHVMSEASHHPQEERPYDYHSVVTGFLNQQHN; encoded by the coding sequence ATGGACCTCATGGACATCCAGGCGCCCCCGGAGGGCACCTACGCGGAAGCGGACGGCGTCAAGTACCACTACGTCGAGCTTGGGGAGGGCAGTCCTGCGGTCAGCCCGACGGTCTTCCTGCACGGCGGCGGCCCGGGCTGCACCGGCTGGTCGGACTTCGGCCAGGTGGCACGGCTGTTCGCGGCGGACCGCCGGTGCCTGCTCGTCGACATCCTCCAGTACGGCAAGTCCGCCAAGCCCGTCATCGAGGGCCCCATGTGGGACTACCACGCGGCCAAGACCGTCGCCCTCCTCGACGGACTCGGCATCGACCGCGCCGACTTCGTCTGCAACTCCTGGGGCGGCACCATCGCCCTCAACCTCGCCGCCAAGTACCCCGAGCGCGTACGGTCGTTGGTCATCACCGGCAGCATGCCCGTCTTCTACGGCCCGCTCGCGCCCCTGCCGGAGGGCGGCCGCCGCGGCCGCAACGCCCGCGACGTGTACTACGGCGGCACCGGCCCCTCCTGGCAGAAGATGCGCGAACTCATCGCCCGCCTGGAGTGGTTCGACCCGGCCGCCATCCCCGACGGCACCGTGACCCTGCGCTACGAGCAGAGCCTCGACCCCGAGGAGACCGCGCTCGCCGGCGCCTCCGACAACCCGCGCGGCGACTGGCAGGACCTCACCGCCGAACTCGGTCTGATCGCCGCGCCGACGCTGTTCCTGTGGGGCATGCAGGACGCGTTCCTGACCCCGGACTACCCCTTGATGCTGGCCCGCATGATCCCCAAGGGCAACCTGCACGTGATGAGCGAGGCCTCCCACCATCCGCAGGAGGAACGGCCCTACGACTACCACAGCGTCGTCACTGGCTTCCTGAACCAGCAGCACAACTGA
- a CDS encoding CoA transferase, with the protein MSGSVARVVELSSPFTRFAGRLLVGLGYEVVLVEPPEGDATRRELGGDAFVHWHAGKRSVVPASPEELRALLAGADVLLDGSPGGAEEIVAGLDDLVHVRVTPFGLLGPRTDWQGTDLVVAALGGMLAQVGDPDGPPLRLPEQQAEQLAGVNAAIAALLGLRARRTGPGQLVDVSAQACVAAALEAGTLAYLHEDRVPPRPGSVHPLVPHGLFRSADGYLGGGLGGSPRMWDALLDWLREENTAADLTEPRWQDPVERKKHQEHVFKVVQDFVGRWPKAEFAERAQARKLPWAAVDLPHELPDNPQLTARDFFTRVRTPEGERTDLGFPFAFPEGHRVRELDVPAPGADQEMLAEHRPGPTPAVVNTEAPALHGIRVLDLTWVLAGPYCTKVLADHGADVIKVESMGRPDPTRFAPFMHLSRGPHTDPNTNGYFNEVNRNKRSIALDTRTDEGVAVLRELIAHADVLVENFSSTVMRKLGLGYEELTRINPDLVYVSMSGMGHTGPRNGWVSYADTVSASAGLTGLTGWGPDDVVGVIYGHGDIVAGLQAALATVAALEHRAVTGRGQHIDLSQLEATAAHMGTSLLGGPAVTPSGNTHPSWSPQGVYRCLGTDRWLAVSVRDDTEWAALCEVIGRPELATDERTFTAQARRISAALVDAALGEWTRTLPADVAAEALQAHGIPAGAVQDGRELVEHDPQLRARGFYVRREHPVAGAFLHEGVPIRLTRTPGGIRAAAPVLGADTDAVLSEVAGFSTERVQRLREAGVLR; encoded by the coding sequence ATGAGCGGGTCCGTCGCGAGGGTCGTCGAACTGTCCAGCCCCTTCACCCGGTTCGCCGGCCGACTGCTGGTCGGGCTCGGGTACGAGGTCGTGCTCGTCGAACCGCCGGAGGGTGACGCGACCCGACGCGAACTCGGCGGCGACGCGTTCGTCCACTGGCACGCGGGGAAGCGGTCGGTCGTGCCCGCCTCGCCCGAAGAGCTGCGTGCTCTCCTCGCCGGCGCCGACGTGCTGCTCGACGGGAGTCCGGGCGGCGCCGAGGAGATCGTGGCGGGCCTCGACGACCTCGTGCACGTCCGCGTCACCCCCTTCGGCCTGCTCGGCCCCCGCACCGACTGGCAGGGCACCGACCTCGTGGTGGCCGCGCTGGGCGGAATGCTCGCCCAGGTCGGCGACCCCGACGGCCCGCCGCTACGGCTGCCGGAGCAGCAGGCCGAGCAACTCGCCGGCGTCAACGCGGCGATCGCCGCCCTGCTCGGACTCCGCGCGCGTCGCACCGGCCCGGGACAACTCGTCGACGTCTCCGCGCAGGCGTGCGTCGCGGCCGCGCTGGAGGCCGGAACGCTCGCCTACCTGCACGAGGACCGGGTTCCGCCGCGCCCCGGGAGCGTCCATCCCCTCGTGCCGCACGGCCTGTTCAGGTCCGCCGACGGCTACCTGGGCGGTGGGCTCGGCGGCAGCCCCCGCATGTGGGACGCGCTGCTCGACTGGCTGCGCGAGGAGAACACGGCGGCCGACCTCACGGAACCGCGCTGGCAGGACCCGGTCGAACGCAAGAAGCACCAGGAGCATGTGTTCAAGGTCGTCCAGGACTTCGTGGGCAGGTGGCCGAAGGCCGAGTTCGCGGAACGGGCCCAGGCGAGGAAACTACCCTGGGCCGCCGTCGACCTGCCCCACGAACTCCCCGACAACCCGCAGCTCACGGCCCGCGACTTCTTCACCCGGGTCCGCACACCGGAGGGCGAGCGGACCGACCTGGGCTTCCCCTTCGCGTTCCCGGAAGGCCACCGGGTACGGGAGTTGGACGTCCCCGCGCCGGGCGCGGACCAGGAGATGCTCGCGGAACACCGTCCGGGGCCCACCCCCGCGGTCGTGAACACCGAGGCCCCCGCCCTGCACGGCATCCGCGTCCTCGACCTGACCTGGGTCCTCGCCGGTCCGTACTGCACCAAGGTCCTGGCCGACCACGGCGCCGACGTCATCAAGGTCGAGTCCATGGGCCGCCCCGACCCCACCCGCTTCGCCCCCTTCATGCACCTCTCCCGCGGCCCCCACACGGACCCGAACACCAACGGCTACTTCAACGAGGTCAACCGCAACAAACGCAGCATCGCCCTCGACACCCGCACCGACGAAGGCGTCGCGGTCCTCCGCGAACTCATCGCCCACGCCGACGTCCTCGTGGAGAACTTCAGCTCCACCGTCATGCGCAAACTCGGCCTCGGCTACGAGGAGTTGACCCGGATCAACCCGGACCTCGTATACGTCAGCATGTCGGGCATGGGGCACACCGGCCCGCGCAACGGCTGGGTCTCGTACGCCGACACGGTCTCGGCGAGCGCGGGACTGACCGGACTGACCGGCTGGGGCCCGGACGACGTGGTCGGCGTGATCTACGGCCACGGCGACATCGTCGCGGGACTGCAGGCCGCCCTCGCCACGGTCGCCGCACTGGAGCACCGCGCCGTCACCGGGCGCGGACAGCACATCGACCTCTCCCAACTGGAGGCGACAGCAGCCCACATGGGCACCAGCCTCCTCGGCGGCCCGGCGGTCACACCGAGCGGCAACACCCACCCGAGCTGGAGCCCGCAGGGCGTCTACCGCTGCCTCGGCACCGACCGCTGGCTGGCGGTCAGCGTGCGCGACGACACCGAGTGGGCGGCGCTGTGCGAGGTCATCGGCCGACCCGAACTCGCCACGGATGAAAGGACGTTCACGGCGCAGGCCCGGCGCATTTCGGCAGCCCTTGTGGACGCCGCGCTCGGGGAGTGGACCCGCACCCTCCCCGCCGACGTCGCCGCCGAAGCGCTCCAGGCCCACGGAATCCCGGCCGGAGCCGTACAGGACGGGCGTGAACTCGTGGAGCACGACCCGCAGTTGAGGGCCCGTGGCTTCTATGTCCGCAGGGAACACCCGGTCGCGGGCGCCTTCCTCCACGAGGGCGTCCCGATCCGCCTCACCCGCACACCCGGCGGGATCCGCGCGGCCGCGCCCGTACTCGGCGCCGACACCGACGCCGTACTGAGTGAGGTGGCGGGGTTCTCGACGGAGCGCGTCCAGCGGCTCCGGGAGGCCGGAGTCCTGCGGTGA
- a CDS encoding AMP-binding protein gives MTDTIPGLLDAVAGEFGERPFLRVGDVTRTYAETRTAAATMAGALAERGCRPGDRVAVMADNRIEVVDLILGCAWLGAVLIPLNTGLRGGGLREVLRAAAPQFLLVEPELVERVVAAGFQGELWVVGGGDVPTPGTAPALPPAQVRPDDTAFVLFTSGTTGAARGVRCPHAQTVWWGRNVSDSLQLTADDVLFTCLPLFHTNALNTLAHAMAVGASCVIGERFSATRYWERVAEAGATVVYLLGAMVPMLLAQPPSAVDRAHRVWCGLSPATPGSAWEPFRERFGVTLVDGFGSTETNLVIGSTPEEQRPGYVGTVRDGFSARVVDELLAPVADGVAGELVVRSAHEFAFCTGYLGESEPGPTAWRRTGDRVVRDADGWFRFVDRIKDVIRRRGENVSSQEVESVVRSHPAVADVAAFPVPSELAEDEVMVAVVPGPGRVLDPLDLVRHCAHELPPFAVPRYIDTVRELPLTETGKVRKGVLRERGVTATTWDRSTPSAPGRHQT, from the coding sequence GTGACCGACACCATCCCCGGCCTCCTCGACGCGGTGGCCGGGGAGTTCGGCGAACGGCCCTTCCTGCGGGTGGGGGACGTGACACGGACGTACGCGGAGACCCGTACGGCCGCCGCCACGATGGCCGGAGCGCTCGCCGAGCGGGGGTGTCGGCCGGGCGACCGCGTCGCCGTCATGGCCGACAACCGCATCGAGGTCGTCGACCTCATCCTCGGCTGCGCCTGGCTGGGCGCGGTGCTGATCCCGCTCAACACCGGTCTGCGGGGCGGTGGGCTTCGGGAGGTGCTGCGGGCGGCGGCGCCTCAATTCCTGTTGGTCGAGCCGGAGTTGGTGGAGCGGGTCGTAGCGGCCGGGTTTCAGGGGGAGTTGTGGGTCGTCGGCGGGGGCGACGTACCGACGCCGGGTACGGCCCCCGCCCTGCCTCCTGCCCAAGTGCGCCCGGACGACACCGCGTTCGTGCTGTTCACCTCGGGGACCACGGGTGCGGCGCGCGGTGTCCGGTGCCCGCACGCGCAGACCGTCTGGTGGGGCCGCAACGTCTCCGACTCGCTCCAACTCACCGCCGACGACGTGCTGTTCACCTGTCTGCCGCTGTTCCACACCAACGCGCTGAACACCCTCGCGCACGCCATGGCCGTGGGCGCGAGCTGTGTGATCGGTGAGCGGTTCTCCGCCACGCGGTACTGGGAGCGGGTGGCGGAGGCCGGGGCGACCGTCGTCTATCTGCTGGGCGCGATGGTGCCGATGCTGCTGGCCCAGCCGCCGAGTGCCGTCGACCGTGCGCATCGGGTGTGGTGCGGGCTTTCCCCCGCCACTCCCGGCTCGGCGTGGGAGCCGTTCCGTGAGCGGTTCGGGGTCACGCTGGTCGACGGGTTCGGGTCGACGGAGACGAACCTCGTCATCGGGTCGACGCCCGAGGAGCAGCGGCCCGGTTACGTCGGTACCGTGCGCGACGGCTTCTCCGCGCGCGTAGTCGACGAGCTGCTCGCCCCCGTCGCGGACGGTGTCGCCGGTGAGCTGGTGGTCCGTAGCGCGCATGAATTCGCTTTCTGCACCGGGTACTTGGGGGAGTCCGAGCCTGGTCCCACTGCCTGGCGGCGCACCGGTGACCGGGTGGTCCGTGACGCCGACGGGTGGTTCCGGTTCGTCGACCGGATCAAGGACGTGATCCGGCGGCGCGGGGAGAACGTGTCCTCGCAGGAGGTGGAGTCCGTCGTCCGCTCGCACCCGGCGGTCGCCGATGTGGCCGCCTTCCCGGTGCCTTCGGAGCTGGCCGAGGACGAGGTCATGGTCGCGGTGGTGCCCGGGCCGGGTCGGGTACTGGACCCGCTGGACCTCGTACGGCACTGTGCGCACGAACTGCCGCCGTTCGCGGTGCCCCGCTACATCGACACCGTCCGCGAGCTCCCGCTCACCGAGACCGGCAAGGTTCGCAAGGGCGTACTGCGCGAACGTGGGGTCACCGCCACCACGTGGGACCGCTCCACACCGTCCGCCCCGGGACGACATCAAACTTGA
- a CDS encoding Fur family transcriptional regulator yields MTASQPPTTAEELRGAGLRVTAARVALLETVRHGDHLDVEAVASGVRDRVGHISLQAVYDALHALTSAGLIRRIEPAGSPARFEGRVGDNHHHLMCRSCGVVADVDCAVGEAPCLTAADDQGFSIDEAEVIYWGLCPACTAVPSS; encoded by the coding sequence ATGACCGCATCCCAGCCACCGACCACCGCCGAGGAGCTGCGCGGTGCCGGCCTGCGGGTGACGGCAGCCCGCGTCGCGCTGCTCGAGACCGTCCGGCACGGTGACCACCTCGATGTCGAGGCGGTCGCGTCCGGGGTCCGTGACCGCGTAGGACACATATCGCTCCAGGCCGTGTACGACGCGCTCCACGCGCTGACCTCGGCCGGACTCATACGCCGTATCGAACCGGCAGGCAGTCCCGCCCGCTTCGAAGGACGCGTCGGCGACAACCACCACCACCTCATGTGCAGGTCGTGCGGTGTCGTCGCCGATGTCGACTGCGCGGTCGGCGAGGCACCCTGCCTGACCGCCGCCGACGACCAAGGCTTCTCGATCGACGAGGCCGAGGTCATCTACTGGGGTCTGTGCCCCGCCTGTACCGCGGTCCCCAGTTCCTGA